The genomic interval TACGCCGAGCCGTTGGCGTTACGGACGCCGCCGGCGACGTTGCCCGCGATGTTGTTGCCGGATATCGTCACCGACTCCACCGAGGTGGTGTAGTCGAGGTCGATACCGTAGTTCGCGTTGTCGGTGAATGCGTTGCCCGTCACGTCGAGCGTGAGGTCGTCGCCCTGGGTCGTATCGACGGCGAGGCCGTCGCCGTTGCTGCCGTCGACGACGTTGCCGGCGACGATGGCCGATACCGACTGCTGCGACGACACGAGCCGGCCGACGTAGAACTCGATGCCCTCGTCGCCCGCGTTCGCGACGGCGTTGTCGCGCACCTGTATCGTGTCCGTCGTGTTCACGCGGTATATCTCGACGTAGATACCCTGGTCCCCGGTGTTCGAGACGGTGTTGTCGCTGACACTGAGACCGCTCACGGTCGTGGTCGAGGAGTCGCCGTACAGCTCGACGTAGATACCCGCGTCGTCGGCCGTCGTCACGGTGTTGCCGTCGGCCGTAGCGCCGTCGAGACTCGCGTCGTCGTCGAGGTCGAAGTACAGGTAGAGCCCCTCGTCGCTGTCGCTCGCGAGGGTGTTACCGTCGACCGAGACGTCGACGACGTCGCCGTTGTCGGCGCTGATGTCCACGTAGACGGCCTCGTAGTAGCTGTCCACGTCGTTGTTCGAGACAGTGACGCCGGTCACGTCGGCGTCGTAGACCTCGATGTCGAGGTAGATGCCGTAGTCGTCCGACGTGACGTCGTTGTTCGAGACGGTCACGCCGGAGACCGCGTCGCCGTCGTCGTAGGGCTCGATGTCGATGTAGATACCCTCGTAGTCGGCGGTGACGTCGTTGTTCGTGACCGTCACGTCGCTCGTCGCGTTGTAGAAGTACGCGTACACGCCGTAGTACTCCGTCAGCATGACGTTGTTCGACACGTCGATGTTCGCGACCGTCCCGTCGATGCTGAAGTAGACGCTCTCGTCGCCGGCGAGGCCGCCGCTCCCGTCGTCGAACCGGTTGTTCGTGATGGAGAGGTCGGTCACGTCGCCGTCGACGCTGAGGTAGATACCGTACTCCGAGACGAAGTGGTTGTTCGTGATTTCGATGTTCGCGAGGCTTCCGTCGACCCCCTGCCCGATGCCGTCGTCGTCGCCGCCGATGCGGTTGTCGCGGATGACGACGTTCGAGAGCGTCGCACCGCTCGCGACGTCGAACTTGATGCCCTCGTCGCCGAAATCGTTGAGGACGAAGCCCTCGATGACGGTGCCGCTCGCGGCGGCGGTCAGGACGAACCCCTCGTCGATGCTCCCCGCGTTCGAGTCCACGAGCGGCGCGTTCGCGCCGGGGCCGAACGAGGAGTCGCCCGTGTCGCCGCGCAGCGTGAGCCGCTTGTCGATGGTGATGTCGCCCGCGTAGGTGCCCGGCGCGACCAGAATCGTGTCGCCGTCGCTGGCGGCGTTCACGGCCGCCTGAATCGTCGTGTAGTCCGCGCCGCCGCTGTCGTCGACGGTCAGCGTCGCCGCGCTCGCCGTGCCCACGAGGGCGAACGGTGTCGCCCCGGAGAGCACGACCAGTGCGGTGACGACGACGGCCAGATACCCTCGCCCGTTCATCGCGCCCCCGTTCGTTCGCCCGTCGATACGATACCCCCGCGAAGTCGAATGTTCATTGTCTCCCCTGTCGGGACTCCGGTTCGGGGGTTAGGTATGGTTCGACTGAAAAACACGAACTGGCGCGGTAGGGGCTTCCTACCGGCAATTTCGGCGGAAAAGGGGGACCGCGGCTACTGGATGAACTCGGTCTCGTCCTCGGAGGCGGAGCGGTCGCCCGCCGAGCGCGACGACCCCATCGAGCCGCGCTGGACGGCCTTCTCGCGCTCGGCCTCGCTCTTGCCGTATATCTGCGGCGACTCGACGCCGGTGACGACGATCATCGTCTCCATCTTCCCGTCGAAGTCGGGGTTCACCGAGGCGCCCCAGATGATGCGCGCGTCGGGGTCGATTCGGTCGTAAATCTCCTCGACGACGCCCTCCGCCTCCTCGATGGACATGTCCGCGCCGCCGACGACGTTGACGAGGGCGGAGTTCGCGCCGTCGAACTCCACGTCGAGCAGCGGCGAGCGGAGCGCCGAGCGTATCGAGTCCTGTGCCTTGTTCTCGGAGTCGGACTCGCCGAGCCCGATCATGGCGACGCCGCCGTTCTCCATGATGGTCTTCACGTCGGCGAAGTCGACGTTGACGAGGCCGGGCTTGGTGATGAGTTCGGTCATCCCCTTCACCGACCGCATCAGCACGCGGTCACAGATCTTGAACGCGTCCTGCAGCGGGAGGTTCGGCGCGTAGTCGAGCAGCCGGTCGTTCGGGATGACGATGACCGTGTCCGCGACGGCGCGCAGCCGTTCGAGCCCCGCGTCGGCGTTTGCGCGGCGGCGCTCGCCCTCCGCCGTGAACGGGATGGTGACGATAGCGATGGTGAGCGCGTCCTGCTCCTGGGCGGCCTGTGCGACGACGGGCGCGGAGCCGGTGCCGGTGCCGCCGCCGAGGCCGGCGGTGATGAACACCATGTCGGAGTCGTCGATGGACGCCTGGATGTCCTCGATGTTCTCCTGGGCGGCCTCCTCGCCGATCTTCGGGACGGAGCCGGCGCCGCGGCCGCCGGTGCGCTGTCGGCCGATGAGTATCTTGGTGTCGGCCTCGACCTCGCCGGCGAGGTGCTGGGCGTCGGTGTTCGCCGCGACGAGTTTCGCCCCGTGGATACCCTCCTGTGCCATCCGGGTCACGGTGTTGCCGCCGGCCCCGCCACAGCCCACGACGGTGATCTTCGTCTCCAGGTCCTTGACGACGCTCGCCAGCTCCTCGTCCGTCATCGTCCCCGAGGTGTTCGGCGACGTGTCGGCCGCGTCGGCGGGAGCCGGCTGCTCCTCCCGCTCCTCCTCGGCCTCGTCGATGGCGTCGTCGATAATCGAGTCCATTTGCAATTGGTTTGCGCCATGCGTGTATTGTATCTTTCCCTCGCGTCGTACGCCCGTCGGACGCCACGACGGCCGATTTCGGGCCGAACCGCCGTTCGGGCGCGCCGGGCGATAAAGCGATAACGACGATACGAAACGTCACGTTCGGCGCCGGTCGCGAGCACGGTCGGTCGGGGCGCCGGCACGCGGTAAGGCGACGTATCCGCCGCGTTGCCCGTGTATACTATTGTAGGCCGGCGGCCAACCCGGAGGCGGAATGGACCCGAACAACCCACACGGACGAGCGACCGGCCGACAGCCGACACAGGGCTCGTTCACACAGGCCCCGGAACAGCAGGCGGCGGGAACCGGGGAGCCGATGCCGGTCGCGGAGATGAGCGTCTCGACGCCGACGCTCCGTCGCGTCTCGATGAACTACCCGAACGAACAGCTCCCGCTGGGCGAGAACGACTACGTCCTCGAGAGCGTCTACAACCCACAGCTCGACGCGTGGGAGGCGCTCGTGCTCGTCCGCCCCGAGGACGACGAGGGGAGCGACGAGTAAGCCCCGGCTTCCGGGGGGCGCCGCCGGCGGCCGGACGGGCGGCCGTGCGTTCCGCTCGGGCCGCTGTCGGGAACGGCCCGCCCGCGGTTTCGGCCTCCTTCCGTCGCCCGAATCGTGCGTCTCAGGTCTTCTCCGTGCCGAGACAGGTAAGAGCGACTTAACGTAGGGGAAAGCTTTCAACGGCGTATTCCATACGTCGGGCCGAATGGACGACAGCAGAAACGGGTCGACTCCCGGCCCGTGTCCCCCCACGACCGACTACCGCGCGTACCACGACCCGGACGGGACGGCCAAACTCAGCACGGCGGTGACCCACGCGCTCGCCGACGCCATGGAACAGGACGTCACGGAGGCCGGCTTCGTTCTCTTCGACACCATCGACCCCGACGCGCTCGACCGACTGTTCTCCCCCTCGCACGAGACCGAAACCCCCTCGCTCGGCCACGCCGCGTTCGTCGTCGACGACTACCGGGTGACGGTGTACAGTACGGGCGAGATCGTCATCACGCCGCCCGGCGGGCCGACGGCCAGCGGGCCGGTCCGGCCCTGAGCGTCGGTCCGTCGATGTCGGCGGTACGACGCCGTTTCGTTCCGGCTCCTCCCCGCCTCCGTCCGTCCTGACCGGCTCGCAGTCCCGCGGTAAGCCCTCCCTTCCCCTTCCTGTCGAATCCGGCCGACGCGACGTGACCGCCCACGGGCCGAAAGGCGGCCGTACTCGCTCGCCCGAGCGGTAGGTCGGATATTACAATGCGGCCGTGCGGGGACCGGTCAGTCGGGCGGTCGCGACGACCGCCACGTGTACCCATGAGACGATACAGCGCCAGACCACACCGACAGCGGATCGGACGGGCCCCGGAGACGACGTACGGACAGCAGTCCGTCGTGACCACCGCCGGCGGGGCCGGACAGCCCGCGTACGGACAGGTGTCCACGAACCCGTACGAGCCGCGCGTCGGGGATAGCCAGTCGATACAGTACGGCCAACAGTCCCCGCAGACACAGGGAGCGTTCCGACAGGAGGCCGCCGCGGGACAGCCGGAACAGCTCCGACAGCCTCGGCAGGGCGAGCAGTTCCAGCCGTCACAGCCGGCCCGACAGAGCCAGCAGGTCCAGCCGGCCCAGCAGGCACAACAGCTCCCGCAACAGGGCCAACAGATACCGCCGGCCCAACAGAGCCAGCAGGTCCAGCCACCGCAGCAGGCACAACAGCTCCCGCAGCAGGCCCCGTCCGGACAGTACTCCCCCACCGAGTACGGGCGTCCGTCGGAGGCGGGCGGGCAGCAACTTCAGGGCATCGAACAGCCGTTCGCGCAGGAGCAGCCCGGGACGGGCCGGGGACGACGGTGACCGACGCCCGACCGAGCGACGGCGACGCGCGAGCGACCGAGCGACGAGGACGCGGACGAGGTATCCGACGATGACACAACCACGACAACAGGCGGGCGGTTACGGGACGATAGGGCCGATGGAACAACAGCAGGGGACCGTGACGGGACAGGGGTTCCCCGCCCCGGGGCCGGACATCACGCTCGAGGAGGCCATCAGCGAGGAGATGCGCGTCGTGCTCCACGACTTCGTGGAGTCGGCGAACGTCGCCGAGTGGTGCGCCGACCGGTGTCTCGACGAGCAGGGCATGGCCGAGTGCGCCCGGCTCTGTCGGGACGTGGCCGACATCGCTCGGCTCAACGTCGAACTGCTCGCCCGCGACTCGGCGTTCGGCGCCGAGCTCGCCGAGGTGTTCGTCGTCGCGGCCGAGGCGGCCGCGCGGGAGTGCGCCCGCCACCCGACCAAGCACTGTCAGGAGTGTGCCGAGGTGCTCCCGCGGGCCGCGCGGGCCACCCGGAAGATGCTCGCTTCGTTCGAACAGGGCGGGCAGATACAGCCGGGACAGGGAATCGGGCAGTTCTGAGGCCGGCGCCCGGCCCCCGAGCGGGCCTCGCGTCGCTGTTTTATCCCCGATAGACGAGCGGTCGATTCGATGCGAACGCTCTTCCCCGACGTTCCGCCCCCCGGTGCCGTCCGTCCCCGAGCCGACGACCGGGTCGCCGCCGCGTCCCGGGGTCAGGCGTCCGAGCCCCGAGCGACGCCGAGGAGGACGCCGACTGTCCCGACGGTCAGCAGCGCGCCGAGCAGGAACGGCGCCGCCGCCGCGACGACGTACAGCGCGGTCATCGCCGGCGGGCCGACGGTGCGTCCGAGCGAGCCGGCGCCCTGGGTGACGCCGAACGCGGTGCCCTGCTGTTCGTCGCTCGCCGTCCGGGAGACGACGGCCGCGATGCCGACGTTGAGCAGGCTGTTCCCCGTCGAGAGCAGCGCGAGCACGAGGAGGAGGACGATGAGCGCCGGCCCGGCACCGAACGGCAGCGCGAGCGTGGGGAGCAGGTCGCCGAGCGGCGCGGCGAACGGCAGCGCCGCGAGCGCGACGGCCAGCATCGCGGCCCCGCCGACGGCCATCCGCGCGTCCGCGACTCGTCGGGACACCTGCCGGACGACGACGCCCTGATTGAGCACGCCGAGGACGCCGATGTAGGTGAGCAGCAGCCCGGCACCCGACTCGTCGTAGCCGAAGCTGTCGGCGACGAACGGGATGAACGCGACCTGCACGCCCGAGAACGCGACGGAGGCGACGAGGAAGACGACGACGAGCGGCCGGAGCGCGGCGTCCGCGAGCGCCTCGCGGAACGGGGCGACGATGCCGGGCGGGCCGGCCGTTCCGCGGGTCCGGTTCGGCTCGGGGAGCGCGACGGCCGCGGCCGCGAGCGCGAGCAGCGAGAAGGCCGCGGCGGCGAAGCTCGGGAGCGAGTAGGCGGTGGTCGGGACGAACGCCGGCAACAGGCCGTCGGCGGCCGCGACGACGGGGTCGGAGGCGAACAGCGCGCCCAGCGCCGGCCCGAACACGAAGCCGAGGCCGAACGCCGCGCCCACGAGACCCAGGGCGCCGGCGCGGTCCTCTCTGGGAGTCACGTCCGCGACGTACGCCTGCGCGGCCGCGATGTTCCCGCCCATCGCCCCGGCGAGGCCGCGCGCGAGAAAGAGGACCGCGAGCGCCGCGACGGGGCCGAACGCGCGGTCGGCCGCGCCGCCGAAGCCGAAGACGACCCACGCGACGGCCGCGCCCGCGAGCGACAGCATCAGGACGGGGCGGCGGCCCCGCTCGTCGGAGAGCCGACCGAGATACGGCGCGGCGAGGAACTGCGTCAGCGAGTAGGAGGCCGCGAGCAGGCCGATGAACACGTCCGAGACGCCGAACGACCGCACGTAGAAGGGGAGGACCGGGATGACGATGCCGAAGCCGAGCAGGTCGATGAAGACGACGGCGATGACGGTCGCCAGCGCCCGCCGCCGGCCCGCCGGGGTCTCCGGCACGCTCCCGCCGCGCATCGACGCCGCCCGGTCGAGCAGACTCACATCGACCGTCCGCCGGCCGCCCGCTTCAGCGCGTCGGTCGGGGAGCCTATACTCGCGGGCCGCGTCCGTCGGGTATGGACCCCGACGAGGTGCGCCGGGACTGGGCGGAGCGGTCCGGCGACTACTCGCCCGCGTACTACGCCGACATCGGCCCCAACGAGGTGAGCGAGACGCTCGCCGAGGTGCTCGGCCACTACGTCGGCGAGGACGCCGCGATACTCGAACTCGGCTGTGCGTCGGGCCGCCACCTCGCGTACCTGCGCGACCACGGCTACGGGAACCTCGCCGGCATCGACGTGAACCCCGACTCGTTCGACGTGATGCGGGAGCGGTACCCCGGGCTCGCGGAGGCGGGCGAGTTCCGCGTCGCCGCCATCGAGGAGTACGTCCCCGACCTGCCGGACGACGCCTTCGACGTCGTCTTCGCCGTCGAGACGCTCCAGCACGTGCCGCCCGACAACGAGTGGGTGTTCGACGAGATAGCCCGGGTTACGGGCGACCTCCTCATCACGGCCGAGAACGAGGGGAACGGCCCCCAGCGCGGCCGCGCCGAGGCTGCCGTCAGCTACGTGGATGACGACTTCCCCCTCTTCCACCGCAACTGGAAGGAGGTGTTCTCGGCGCGCGGGCTGGCACAGCTCATCCGCGAGCCGACGCCCCGCGACACGATTCGCGTGTTCCGCGCGCCCTAGTAGGCAAAGCGCAGTTCGCGCTCCTCGTGGACGGCGTGTGGCTCGATGGTCCGGCCGTCCACCTCGACGGCCTCGCCCGCGGCCAGTTTCCCGAACGCCGGCCCCTCGCCGACCCCGAGCGTCGCGGCCTTCTCCGGGACGAAGGTCTCCTCGCGGGCGAGGACCGCCCCGTCCGCTATCTCGACCGTGTCGTACTTCGCGCGCAGCACGTCGGCCAGCGCCGCGACGAGGTCGTCGGGAGTCGCCCCCGGCGCGAGCGCCACCCTGCCGACGGGTCGGGTCCCGCCCTGCTCCGTCTCGAACGCGAGCGCGACTCCGGCGACGGCGTCGCGCGCGGCGCCGGTATCGACGTTCGCCGCCTCCTCGACCAACTCGGCGGGCAGTTCGGTCGTCGCGAACTCCCCCTCGTACCCCGCCCCGGGGTCGCCGAATCGGAGGCCCTCGTCCACGGGTGCGAGCGCCGACTCCAGTTCCTCGACCGTCCCGAGCGGGACGCCCGTCGTCTCGCGCGCCCACGTCTCGGAGACGACGCGGTAGCCGAGGTCGTCGATGACCTCGCGCAGGACGGGCCGGTCGCCCTCCACGAGCGCGTGCTCGGCCGCGGAGCGCTCGAAGGCGGCGGCGACGACACCGCGTGCCTCGCGCGGGTGGGCCATGTCCTCTAGCGACCAGTCGGCGAGGACGTGGCCGACGGCCCAGTCCGTCTCGCGGACGACGCGCTCGAACCGCGGGGCGTAGTGACCGCCGCCGAACCCCACCAGCTGGCGCTCGCGGTCGGGCGCGACGCCGCGGCAGTCGAGTATCGCCCGCGCGACGGCCGACGCGCCCTCGGGGTCGTCCCACTGTTCGTCGTCGCTCCCGAGTTCCACGAACAGCGACGGCACGTCGAGGTCCGTCGGCCCGTGGTGGGTACACTCCATCGCGACGCCGTACCCCTCGGGCGCGTGCTCGTCGAACGCGGAGAGCAGGGCCGAGAGCGCGTTCGGGGCCGCGCGGGCGAACGACTCGGCCTCGCCACCGAACTCCGCGGGGCCGGGGTTGCCGGTCGGGTGTGCGGTGAGCAGCGGCCCGGTGTCGCCGGAGTGGCGCGACGCGACGAACAGCAGGTCCGGGTCGTCGAACGCCTCCGCCAGCCCCTCGGCGCGGATGTGCAGTTCGTCGAACGTCCGTAGCTCCGCGCCCCCGGTGCGGTAGTAGGTGCCGCCGCCCGCGGCGTCCGCCCTGTCGGCGTCCTCGTGGTCGGTCCAGTCGCCGAGCGCGAGCAGTCGCTCGCCGATGTGTTCGGACGCCCGGTCCGCCCGCGAGACGACGACGGCTAGCATCGCTTCCGGGTCGGGGGCGGGCCGGCAAAGCCCCTGCGACCCGCGGCGGCGCTCACCGGTAGGCCAGCAGCCGGAGCCCGTTCAGCGAGACGAGGACGGTCGACCCCTCGTGCCCGACGACGGCGAGCGGAAGCGGGATGCCCCGCAGGAG from Halosegnis marinus carries:
- a CDS encoding right-handed parallel beta-helix repeat-containing protein; amino-acid sequence: MNGRGYLAVVVTALVVLSGATPFALVGTASAATLTVDDSGGADYTTIQAAVNAASDGDTILVAPGTYAGDITIDKRLTLRGDTGDSSFGPGANAPLVDSNAGSIDEGFVLTAAASGTVIEGFVLNDFGDEGIKFDVASGATLSNVVIRDNRIGGDDDGIGQGVDGSLANIEITNNHFVSEYGIYLSVDGDVTDLSITNNRFDDGSGGLAGDESVYFSIDGTVANIDVSNNVMLTEYYGVYAYFYNATSDVTVTNNDVTADYEGIYIDIEPYDDGDAVSGVTVSNNDVTSDDYGIYLDIEVYDADVTGVTVSNNDVDSYYEAVYVDISADNGDVVDVSVDGNTLASDSDEGLYLYFDLDDDASLDGATADGNTVTTADDAGIYVELYGDSSTTTVSGLSVSDNTVSNTGDQGIYVEIYRVNTTDTIQVRDNAVANAGDEGIEFYVGRLVSSQQSVSAIVAGNVVDGSNGDGLAVDTTQGDDLTLDVTGNAFTDNANYGIDLDYTTSVESVTISGNNIAGNVAGGVRNANGSAYVDARNNWWGNASGPSSASLLDPESGTAANGTGDAVVGTLGGGQVFAGYSAATIVSGESSVRFDPFATTPFDIGTSVPAAARGGAQFVVTNLVVSPDAPTDGDEVTLTATVTNVGDGSGEFRGGFVADFRLVENVQVTLAPDESRNVSATLVVERGSYYVTIGSLTERFVVGPRPATTVSTEVVGDGTVNIEVREPRAGSQTDVLVPFVEAANETGVALDVLGVTAGDDDYDLRLRQAGDLDTLLADPEAPKDADSDADGLDDGIEVDARLALPSGAVAGALFALDGDDVDGVTVEFTFDTARYPALAEADRDLASSVVLYRYDPDAETFEQVAVTLVSATNETVTVSAEAPGLGIYALGVDASRLETTVSVVGNPAPVGGTVTLAVNVTNVGSGAGVYAPVVVVGADEVPVEPVVVGVNETVEVRVDLPVTRPGFTMITLDGTVVGLRVGVEDRAALARAY
- the ftsZ gene encoding cell division protein FtsZ; the protein is MDSIIDDAIDEAEEEREEQPAPADAADTSPNTSGTMTDEELASVVKDLETKITVVGCGGAGGNTVTRMAQEGIHGAKLVAANTDAQHLAGEVEADTKILIGRQRTGGRGAGSVPKIGEEAAQENIEDIQASIDDSDMVFITAGLGGGTGTGSAPVVAQAAQEQDALTIAIVTIPFTAEGERRRANADAGLERLRAVADTVIVIPNDRLLDYAPNLPLQDAFKICDRVLMRSVKGMTELITKPGLVNVDFADVKTIMENGGVAMIGLGESDSENKAQDSIRSALRSPLLDVEFDGANSALVNVVGGADMSIEEAEGVVEEIYDRIDPDARIIWGASVNPDFDGKMETMIVVTGVESPQIYGKSEAEREKAVQRGSMGSSRSAGDRSASEDETEFIQ
- a CDS encoding HalOD1 output domain-containing protein; the encoded protein is MDDSRNGSTPGPCPPTTDYRAYHDPDGTAKLSTAVTHALADAMEQDVTEAGFVLFDTIDPDALDRLFSPSHETETPSLGHAAFVVDDYRVTVYSTGEIVITPPGGPTASGPVRP
- a CDS encoding four-helix bundle copper-binding protein; its protein translation is MTQPRQQAGGYGTIGPMEQQQGTVTGQGFPAPGPDITLEEAISEEMRVVLHDFVESANVAEWCADRCLDEQGMAECARLCRDVADIARLNVELLARDSAFGAELAEVFVVAAEAAARECARHPTKHCQECAEVLPRAARATRKMLASFEQGGQIQPGQGIGQF
- a CDS encoding MFS transporter, which gives rise to MRGGSVPETPAGRRRALATVIAVVFIDLLGFGIVIPVLPFYVRSFGVSDVFIGLLAASYSLTQFLAAPYLGRLSDERGRRPVLMLSLAGAAVAWVVFGFGGAADRAFGPVAALAVLFLARGLAGAMGGNIAAAQAYVADVTPREDRAGALGLVGAAFGLGFVFGPALGALFASDPVVAAADGLLPAFVPTTAYSLPSFAAAAFSLLALAAAAVALPEPNRTRGTAGPPGIVAPFREALADAALRPLVVVFLVASVAFSGVQVAFIPFVADSFGYDESGAGLLLTYIGVLGVLNQGVVVRQVSRRVADARMAVGGAAMLAVALAALPFAAPLGDLLPTLALPFGAGPALIVLLLVLALLSTGNSLLNVGIAAVVSRTASDEQQGTAFGVTQGAGSLGRTVGPPAMTALYVVAAAAPFLLGALLTVGTVGVLLGVARGSDA
- a CDS encoding class I SAM-dependent methyltransferase is translated as MDPDEVRRDWAERSGDYSPAYYADIGPNEVSETLAEVLGHYVGEDAAILELGCASGRHLAYLRDHGYGNLAGIDVNPDSFDVMRERYPGLAEAGEFRVAAIEEYVPDLPDDAFDVVFAVETLQHVPPDNEWVFDEIARVTGDLLITAENEGNGPQRGRAEAAVSYVDDDFPLFHRNWKEVFSARGLAQLIREPTPRDTIRVFRAP
- a CDS encoding D-aminoacyl-tRNA deacylase codes for the protein MLAVVVSRADRASEHIGERLLALGDWTDHEDADRADAAGGGTYYRTGGAELRTFDELHIRAEGLAEAFDDPDLLFVASRHSGDTGPLLTAHPTGNPGPAEFGGEAESFARAAPNALSALLSAFDEHAPEGYGVAMECTHHGPTDLDVPSLFVELGSDDEQWDDPEGASAVARAILDCRGVAPDRERQLVGFGGGHYAPRFERVVRETDWAVGHVLADWSLEDMAHPREARGVVAAAFERSAAEHALVEGDRPVLREVIDDLGYRVVSETWARETTGVPLGTVEELESALAPVDEGLRFGDPGAGYEGEFATTELPAELVEEAANVDTGAARDAVAGVALAFETEQGGTRPVGRVALAPGATPDDLVAALADVLRAKYDTVEIADGAVLAREETFVPEKAATLGVGEGPAFGKLAAGEAVEVDGRTIEPHAVHEERELRFAY